A part of Limihaloglobus sulfuriphilus genomic DNA contains:
- a CDS encoding M16 family metallopeptidase translates to MLLAVPLCFGMDNHSLSLPQCSQYTLDNGLRVMLLEHREQPAVSFRMLVNAGTLDEPQGKEGTAVITARSLLQGCETMNAEETADMLSAIAARFNITVRAPYTSLELDALTAAADTGFNILADIILTPRFASEGIRRVKREQRAMLEYEMLDNHTIAAKHARRLLFGENHPLGRPATAASLGGISASDAKSYWQRYYRPNNCTLIIIGDYDKEKMISLIKTRFAGRQSGNIQRRRHTPPGLTHRGRLLLVDKPGMTQAVIHMLSPAPGSGSDDRWAFATLDYTLGGGGFSSRLMSAVRSEGGRAYAVWSSYQNAPDFGLLSITTSTQNETAAATYSQITGQIESLSRDGITTAELNAAKSHKIGEIPLRLESPADIANLLLRYEANYPGRGYDELSGILERYRQLTREEVNRAAGKYIDPARFDVVILCDLDKIRGQFESRYEFEEIKFTKGI, encoded by the coding sequence ATGCTCCTGGCTGTTCCGCTGTGTTTCGGCATGGATAATCATTCCCTGTCGCTGCCCCAATGCAGTCAGTACACGCTGGATAACGGGCTTCGTGTGATGCTTCTTGAGCACCGTGAGCAGCCTGCGGTTTCGTTTCGGATGCTGGTTAATGCCGGCACGCTTGATGAGCCGCAGGGCAAAGAAGGCACAGCCGTTATAACCGCCCGCTCACTCTTGCAGGGCTGTGAAACCATGAATGCCGAGGAAACCGCGGATATGCTCTCCGCCATCGCAGCGAGGTTTAATATCACAGTCCGTGCGCCGTACACCTCGCTCGAGCTTGACGCACTCACTGCCGCCGCGGACACCGGCTTTAACATTCTGGCGGATATTATCCTTACGCCGCGGTTTGCCTCAGAGGGTATTCGCAGGGTAAAGCGCGAGCAGCGGGCGATGCTCGAATATGAAATGCTGGATAACCACACAATAGCCGCCAAACACGCCAGACGGCTCCTCTTCGGCGAAAACCACCCGCTGGGCAGGCCCGCGACCGCGGCAAGCCTTGGCGGCATAAGCGCTTCAGATGCAAAAAGTTATTGGCAGCGATATTACCGCCCGAACAACTGCACGCTGATAATAATCGGCGATTATGACAAAGAGAAGATGATAAGCCTGATAAAGACAAGGTTTGCCGGCCGGCAAAGCGGGAATATTCAACGCCGCCGACACACCCCGCCCGGGCTCACGCACCGCGGCAGGCTGCTGCTGGTTGACAAGCCCGGCATGACACAGGCGGTGATACACATGCTCTCACCTGCCCCCGGCAGCGGCAGCGATGACCGCTGGGCGTTTGCAACGCTGGACTACACGCTGGGCGGCGGCGGGTTTTCATCACGGCTGATGTCAGCCGTCCGCAGTGAAGGCGGCAGAGCGTACGCCGTGTGGAGCAGCTACCAGAATGCACCAGATTTCGGGCTGCTCTCGATAACCACCTCTACACAAAACGAAACCGCCGCGGCGACATACTCACAGATAACCGGCCAGATCGAATCGCTCAGCCGGGACGGCATAACAACCGCCGAACTGAACGCGGCGAAATCTCACAAGATCGGTGAGATACCCCTGCGTCTCGAATCGCCCGCAGACATCGCAAACCTGCTGCTGCGTTATGAGGCGAATTATCCCGGCAGAGGATACGATGAGCTTTCGGGAATACTGGAAAGATACCGGCAACTCACGCGGGAAGAGGTCAACCGTGCCGCCGGCAAATATATCGACCCCGCTCGCTTCGACGTGGTAATACTGTGCGACCTGGACAAAATACGCGGCCAGTTCGAGAGCAGATACGAATTCGAGGAAATCAAATTCACAAAAGGAATATAG
- a CDS encoding M16 family metallopeptidase: MNNIIIKCCIVLTAMNGLFGCAARQREFDIPARIEPLSVDLESGRFNISQHSLSNGLQVLIAEKPSAPVVSVQVWYRVGNADETDGIRGMAHLLEHMMFRGSKNYPDQQHARLINSVGGTCNAYTSDEMTVYWQRLPSNKLEQALKLEADRMKSLNLAAGTFETERAVVLEEYRMRVENDPTGRMEQSVRKLLFAGHPYETGPIGTYKDVSDITLEQCRDFYDKYCCPNNAVLVIVGDVETAEALRLTQKHFGSAPRGKTPPRNIPQVNPLHVPQESRSTTELPVPVTVLAVYTDGLQSRESLAAEIIFKSLAGGKSGRMWKRLVAEKKIAEYFAGVNIQGGNNGIMFFGAVSLPFLEDKCRRAMLDEIELVKKDGLSEFEFIKARNQMYAEMIFSRLNANETAGRIGESELLRGGYEKFYELITRVESLTQEDIKHAAEKYFTPENIKTVYFEPEKGMFIAEVAGFFKSIFY, encoded by the coding sequence ATGAATAACATCATCATCAAATGCTGTATAGTCCTGACAGCGATGAACGGCTTGTTCGGCTGCGCCGCCCGTCAGCGGGAATTTGATATCCCTGCCCGAATTGAACCGCTCAGCGTCGATTTAGAAAGCGGCAGATTCAATATTTCGCAGCACAGCCTCTCCAACGGTCTGCAGGTGCTTATTGCGGAGAAGCCCTCCGCTCCGGTGGTGTCTGTGCAGGTTTGGTACCGCGTAGGAAACGCCGACGAGACTGACGGCATACGCGGCATGGCACACCTGCTGGAACACATGATGTTTCGCGGCTCAAAGAACTACCCCGACCAGCAGCACGCACGGCTTATCAACAGTGTCGGCGGGACATGCAACGCATATACCTCGGACGAGATGACAGTTTACTGGCAGCGGCTCCCGTCGAACAAACTGGAGCAGGCGTTAAAACTCGAAGCCGACCGCATGAAATCGCTGAACCTCGCCGCCGGAACGTTTGAGACGGAACGGGCGGTTGTGCTGGAGGAGTACCGAATGCGGGTTGAGAATGACCCGACAGGCAGGATGGAACAGAGCGTGCGAAAGCTGCTCTTTGCCGGCCACCCGTACGAAACCGGCCCGATCGGCACATACAAGGACGTTTCAGATATCACGCTTGAGCAGTGCCGGGATTTCTATGACAAATACTGCTGTCCAAACAACGCCGTGCTTGTTATCGTCGGCGATGTTGAGACCGCCGAGGCCCTCAGACTGACCCAAAAACACTTTGGCTCTGCCCCCCGCGGCAAAACACCGCCGAGAAATATACCGCAGGTTAATCCTCTGCACGTCCCGCAAGAAAGCCGGAGCACAACAGAGCTGCCCGTGCCCGTTACCGTGCTGGCGGTCTATACAGACGGCCTGCAGAGCAGGGAAAGCCTCGCCGCGGAGATTATATTTAAAAGTCTTGCCGGCGGAAAAAGCGGACGAATGTGGAAGCGGCTTGTTGCGGAAAAAAAAATCGCCGAATACTTCGCCGGCGTAAATATCCAGGGCGGCAATAACGGGATAATGTTTTTCGGAGCGGTATCACTGCCGTTTCTCGAGGATAAATGCAGGCGGGCAATGCTTGATGAGATTGAGCTCGTCAAAAAGGACGGCCTGAGCGAATTTGAGTTTATAAAGGCCCGCAACCAAATGTACGCAGAGATGATCTTCAGCCGCTTAAACGCCAACGAGACGGCGGGCCGAATAGGCGAAAGCGAGCTTCTCCGCGGCGGGTATGAGAAGTTCTATGAGCTTATTACACGTGTCGAATCGCTCACGCAGGAAGACATAAAACACGCCGCGGAAAAGTATTTCACGCCGGAGAATATAAAAACGGTTTATTTCGAACCGGAAAAAGGTATGTTTATCGCCGAGGTGGCGGGTTTCTTTAAATCGATATTTTACTGA